A window of the Deltaproteobacteria bacterium genome harbors these coding sequences:
- a CDS encoding alpha/beta fold hydrolase, with amino-acid sequence MTLMTRIATENSFEASDGEKIFYRHWPARGGGGGNGILLFHRGHEHSGRLQHVVDKLDLPDFHMFAWDARGHGRSPGLRGYAENFGVLEKDADCFVRHVACTHGISIDDIAIIAQSVGSVLIAAWVHDFAPKIRCMVLAAPALKVKLYVPLAIPGLRLLQRIKKPAFVKSYVKAKFLTHDAAQIASYENDPLISRSIAVNILLDLFDTSQRLIADAAAIYTPTQMLISGADWVVHQEPQREFFQRLGSAVKEKHEFAGFYHDTLNEKDSHLAIGKAREFILRQFAKPLMLPDLCAADRSGHTKKEYDLLTRPLAPLSAKALGFATTRLSMRTLGRLSDGIRGSLKSGFDSGAALDYVYKNQVSGHTPIGRLIDGSYLNSAGWRGIRQRKAHLERAIRETAQKVEQAGAPLRFLDVAAGQGRYLLNVLQSFNGASYEALLRDFDPANVEQGRKLAAHNGFANRVRFEVADAFDRASLARVTPRPTLVIVSGLYELFPDNPPVQNSLAGIAEAMEPGGFLIYTNQPWHPQLELIARTLTSHRGGARWIMRRRTQLEMDQLVEAVGFVKAEQFIDQWGMFSVSVARKGSP; translated from the coding sequence ATGACTCTTATGACGCGCATCGCAACAGAAAATTCTTTCGAGGCTTCCGACGGCGAGAAGATCTTCTATCGTCATTGGCCCGCGCGCGGCGGCGGCGGTGGCAATGGGATTCTCCTGTTCCACCGCGGCCACGAACACTCGGGGCGATTACAGCATGTGGTCGACAAGCTCGATCTACCCGACTTTCACATGTTTGCCTGGGATGCGCGCGGTCACGGCCGCTCGCCGGGCTTGCGCGGCTACGCGGAGAACTTCGGCGTATTGGAAAAAGACGCCGACTGTTTCGTGCGGCATGTCGCCTGCACGCACGGCATCTCGATAGACGATATCGCCATCATTGCCCAAAGCGTCGGCAGCGTGCTGATCGCTGCCTGGGTGCACGACTTTGCGCCGAAGATACGCTGCATGGTGCTGGCGGCGCCGGCGCTAAAAGTGAAACTTTACGTGCCGCTGGCGATCCCTGGGCTGCGTTTGCTGCAAAGAATCAAGAAGCCCGCGTTCGTGAAATCCTACGTCAAGGCGAAGTTTCTGACACACGACGCGGCGCAGATCGCATCCTATGAAAATGACCCGCTGATCTCGCGCTCGATTGCCGTCAATATCTTGCTCGATCTCTTCGATACGTCTCAACGCCTAATCGCCGACGCCGCGGCCATCTACACGCCGACGCAAATGCTGATCTCCGGCGCCGATTGGGTGGTGCACCAAGAGCCGCAGCGCGAGTTTTTTCAACGGCTCGGCAGCGCGGTTAAAGAAAAACACGAGTTTGCCGGCTTCTATCACGACACGCTGAATGAAAAAGACAGTCATCTCGCCATCGGCAAAGCGCGGGAATTTATCCTACGGCAATTCGCAAAGCCGTTGATGCTGCCCGATCTCTGCGCTGCCGATCGATCGGGTCATACCAAAAAAGAATACGATCTGTTGACGCGCCCGCTGGCGCCGCTCTCGGCGAAAGCGCTGGGCTTCGCGACGACACGGCTGTCGATGCGTACCCTGGGCAGGCTTTCCGACGGTATTCGCGGCAGTCTGAAAAGCGGCTTCGACTCCGGTGCCGCCCTCGATTACGTCTACAAAAATCAGGTTTCCGGTCACACGCCGATCGGCAGACTGATCGATGGCTCTTACTTGAACAGCGCCGGCTGGCGCGGCATTCGCCAGCGCAAAGCGCATCTGGAGCGAGCGATTCGCGAGACCGCTCAGAAGGTCGAGCAGGCCGGCGCGCCGCTCAGATTTTTGGATGTCGCCGCCGGGCAAGGGCGCTATCTGTTGAACGTGTTGCAGTCGTTCAATGGCGCGAGTTACGAAGCGCTGCTGCGCGATTTTGACCCGGCCAATGTCGAGCAGGGGCGCAAGCTCGCCGCGCACAACGGCTTTGCCAACCGCGTGCGCTTTGAAGTGGCGGACGCCTTCGATCGCGCGTCTCTAGCGCGGGTCACGCCGCGGCCGACCCTTGTCATCGTTTCCGGGTTGTACGAGTTGTTCCCTGATAACCCGCCGGTGCAGAATTCTTTGGCGGGCATCGCCGAGGCGATGGAACCGGGCGGTTTTCTTATCTACACCAATCAACCGTGGCATCCACAGCTTGAATTAATCGCGCGCACGCTCACCAGCCATCGCGGCGGCGCGCGGTGGATCATGCGCCGGCGCACGCAACTGGAGATGGACCAACTGGTCGAAGCCGTCGGTTTCGTCAAGGCCGAGCAATTCATCGATCAGTGGGGCATGTTTTCAGTGTCCGTGGCGCGCAAGGGCAGCCCGTGA
- a CDS encoding peroxidase, producing the protein MKYRRQLRSPSRRRFLSALGTGAAGLCLPSVLRADERAAASADAGRRFVLREDRFGRMFPELPPFAAPSDRLAAALLEIGKPGGILDAKDNLAAGPAALIVDPALNTNNPNNDQHTAGATFVGQFIDHDLTFDLTSRLGVPTAPESTPNVRDPALDLDSVYGDGPRANPELYEAPGRGRHPTKFRIESGGLFEDLPRSGNTAIIADPRNDENLIVAGLQAAFLLFHNKVVDLLAGHSVDPADNRGDRNDPALLFRRARQLTTWHYQWIVLHEILPQFIGQSRVDDILRNRRKFFRPRRTQIPVEFQGAAYRFGHSMVRPSYRANFTSLPGNQPFFGIIFDSAQINRPDPDDLRGGFRAPRRFIGWPTFFDFGDGNVRPNKLIDIKLSTPLFDLPLAAIASGDPPTSLPQRNLLRHVTWLIPSGQAIAKAMNVPALSGDDLAELKDFGNDLHLSTPLWYYVLKEAQLVEQGLRLGPVGGRIVGEVFIGLLQLDRDSFLADEPRWRPTLPTRSGKVTGDFKMVDFLTLAGVAALRSFTILSPSGRGSSFAPLPFYDFSNTLNRVYTFPEQGKRA; encoded by the coding sequence ATGAAATACCGTCGTCAATTGCGTTCGCCATCGCGAAGAAGATTTCTTAGCGCCCTCGGCACGGGCGCTGCGGGGCTTTGCTTGCCGAGCGTCTTGCGCGCCGACGAGCGCGCGGCCGCGAGCGCCGACGCTGGCCGGCGTTTCGTCCTGCGCGAAGACCGCTTTGGCCGCATGTTTCCGGAGCTGCCGCCGTTCGCTGCACCGAGCGACCGCCTGGCGGCGGCCTTGTTGGAGATCGGCAAGCCGGGCGGCATTCTCGACGCCAAGGACAACTTAGCGGCGGGCCCGGCGGCGCTGATCGTCGATCCGGCCTTGAATACCAACAACCCCAACAACGACCAACACACCGCCGGCGCCACGTTTGTTGGCCAATTCATCGATCATGACCTAACCTTCGACCTCACCTCACGCCTCGGCGTACCGACCGCGCCGGAGTCGACGCCCAACGTGCGCGACCCCGCCCTCGATTTAGATTCGGTTTACGGCGACGGACCGCGCGCCAATCCAGAACTCTACGAAGCGCCCGGACGAGGCCGCCATCCGACCAAGTTTAGAATCGAAAGCGGCGGCCTATTTGAAGACCTGCCGCGCTCGGGCAACACCGCGATCATCGCCGACCCGCGCAATGACGAGAATTTGATCGTCGCCGGGTTACAGGCGGCTTTTCTACTCTTTCACAACAAGGTCGTTGATCTGCTCGCCGGCCATAGCGTCGACCCCGCGGACAATCGCGGCGATCGCAACGATCCGGCGCTGCTCTTTCGGCGCGCGCGGCAGCTGACGACTTGGCATTATCAATGGATCGTGCTGCATGAAATCTTGCCGCAGTTCATCGGTCAGAGCAGGGTGGATGACATCCTGCGCAACCGCCGGAAATTTTTTCGGCCGCGCAGAACACAGATTCCCGTCGAGTTTCAAGGCGCGGCCTACCGTTTTGGCCACTCGATGGTCCGGCCTTCCTATCGCGCCAACTTCACTAGCCTGCCCGGCAATCAGCCCTTCTTTGGCATCATTTTCGACTCAGCGCAGATCAACAGACCCGATCCCGACGACCTGCGCGGCGGGTTTCGCGCGCCGCGTCGCTTCATCGGCTGGCCGACCTTCTTCGATTTTGGCGACGGCAACGTGCGGCCCAACAAACTGATCGATATTAAGCTCTCGACGCCGCTCTTCGACTTGCCACTGGCGGCCATTGCATCGGGCGATCCGCCGACGTCCCTACCACAACGCAACTTGCTGCGCCATGTGACATGGCTCATACCTTCCGGTCAGGCCATCGCCAAAGCGATGAACGTGCCGGCGCTCAGCGGCGACGACTTGGCCGAACTGAAAGATTTTGGCAACGATCTGCATCTGTCGACGCCGCTCTGGTACTACGTTCTTAAAGAAGCGCAGCTAGTCGAGCAAGGTCTGCGCCTAGGTCCGGTCGGCGGCCGCATCGTCGGCGAGGTCTTTATCGGTCTCTTGCAGCTTGATCGCGATTCTTTCTTGGCCGACGAGCCGCGTTGGCGGCCGACGCTGCCCACCCGCAGCGGCAAAGTTACCGGCGACTTCAAGATGGTCGACTTCCTCACCTTGGCCGGCGTCGCCGCGCTGCGTTCGTTTACGATTCTCTCTCCTTCTGGGAGGGGTTCGAGCTTCGCACCCCTCCCCTTCTACGATTTCTCCAATACTTTGAATCGGGTTTACACTTTCCCGGAACAGGGGAAGCGGGCATAA
- a CDS encoding polysaccharide deacetylase — protein MADSPPPSSYPFSALPDRKPLRFPDGARLAVILTINLEYWEKSRPGQKEPLFTGGPMTIPHALPGDVWDTANWTWREYGQRVGVWRLIDVFDQAGVKPSCTVNGMIMTERRPIVDAVNQRGWELVPHNWAQNDLLTYHADNPQAERSVIERTLAEYQRAVGHPAKAWLSSAIRGTVHTPAFLKEFGLIAYCDYLNDDQPYLIDTIHGPIVCVPYSNDINDFNLFARGGLSPAAGLETLQACFDQLYEESAASGRIMNFGMHPHVMGQAHRVGALRRFIEYAQGHTGVWFASREEIAEWHLSQQRR, from the coding sequence ATGGCCGATTCGCCACCACCCTCTTCGTATCCATTCAGCGCGCTGCCTGACCGCAAGCCGCTGCGCTTTCCAGACGGCGCGCGTCTGGCGGTTATCCTGACCATCAATTTAGAATACTGGGAGAAGTCTCGCCCCGGCCAGAAAGAACCGCTGTTCACCGGCGGGCCAATGACGATACCACACGCGCTACCGGGCGATGTCTGGGACACCGCCAACTGGACCTGGCGCGAGTACGGTCAGCGCGTCGGTGTCTGGCGCTTGATCGATGTGTTCGACCAAGCCGGCGTCAAGCCATCGTGCACGGTCAATGGCATGATCATGACCGAGCGCCGCCCCATCGTCGATGCCGTGAACCAACGCGGCTGGGAGCTGGTGCCGCACAACTGGGCGCAAAACGATTTGCTGACCTACCATGCCGACAATCCGCAAGCTGAGCGATCCGTCATTGAACGCACGCTCGCAGAATATCAACGCGCGGTCGGACACCCGGCTAAAGCTTGGCTGTCCTCGGCGATTCGCGGCACGGTGCATACGCCGGCGTTCTTGAAGGAATTTGGCCTGATTGCCTACTGCGACTATCTCAACGATGACCAACCCTACTTGATCGATACGATCCACGGCCCGATCGTCTGTGTGCCCTACTCCAACGACATCAACGACTTTAACCTGTTCGCCCGCGGCGGCCTCTCACCTGCCGCAGGTTTGGAAACGCTCCAGGCCTGCTTCGATCAACTCTACGAAGAAAGCGCCGCCAGCGGCCGGATCATGAACTTTGGCATGCACCCGCACGTCATGGGCCAAGCGCACCGCGTTGGCGCGTTGCGCCGCTTTATCGAATACGCCCAAGGCCACACCGGCGTGTGGTTCGCCAGCCGCGAAGAAATCGCCGAGTGGCACCTAAGCCAGCAGCGCCGGTGA
- a CDS encoding ABC transporter substrate-binding protein — translation MSKRWFPLVVTLALVLASKPEVAAQDKQLKKINWGVTSLSAGNWIPWIAKEAKIYEKHGLDVQLILLRGSGQTSAAMLGGSIFASPVTLTTMIMADLSGADFVNIAHTVAAVNTKLLVRPEIKRVEDLKGKRVGITSLGSLSDFLLKHTFRKYGLDPNRDVTWLMIGTPPERLQALISGTVDASEASYPIDAQGEKKGYRVLLDLRKEVSYPSMSVVTRRKTIVEDRDTVARMIRAHVEGIAYFKQNKEVSMRVLGKALKITDREMLETSYETYKQDFISVPYPITKGLEATYDFIAQTRPEVRSRKPEEFVDTSFIAELEKSGFIKKLYEAK, via the coding sequence GTGTCGAAGCGCTGGTTTCCCCTGGTTGTGACGCTTGCACTTGTATTGGCAAGCAAGCCGGAGGTTGCGGCCCAGGACAAGCAGCTCAAGAAAATCAATTGGGGAGTGACCTCGCTCTCCGCCGGTAATTGGATTCCGTGGATCGCTAAAGAAGCCAAGATCTACGAAAAACATGGGCTCGACGTGCAGCTCATTTTGCTGCGCGGCTCGGGGCAGACCTCTGCCGCCATGCTCGGCGGCAGTATTTTTGCCTCGCCGGTGACTTTAACTACAATGATCATGGCGGATTTGAGCGGCGCCGATTTCGTCAACATCGCTCATACCGTGGCGGCGGTGAACACCAAGCTGCTGGTGCGGCCCGAGATCAAGCGGGTTGAAGACCTCAAAGGCAAGCGCGTCGGCATCACGAGCCTCGGCTCGCTCAGTGATTTCCTGCTTAAACATACTTTCCGCAAGTACGGCCTCGATCCCAACCGGGATGTGACTTGGCTGATGATCGGCACACCGCCGGAGCGCCTGCAGGCGCTGATCTCTGGGACTGTGGACGCGTCCGAAGCTTCCTATCCGATCGATGCACAGGGCGAGAAAAAAGGCTACCGCGTGTTGCTCGACCTACGCAAGGAAGTCTCCTACCCATCGATGTCGGTGGTAACGCGGCGCAAAACGATCGTCGAAGACCGCGATACCGTAGCGCGCATGATCCGCGCCCACGTCGAAGGCATTGCCTATTTCAAGCAGAACAAAGAAGTCAGCATGCGCGTGTTGGGCAAGGCGTTGAAGATCACCGACCGCGAGATGCTGGAAACCTCCTACGAGACCTACAAGCAAGATTTTATTTCCGTTCCATACCCGATCACCAAAGGGCTCGAAGCGACGTATGATTTCATCGCGCAGACTCGGCCGGAAGTGCGCAGCCGGAAACCGGAGGAGTTTGTCGACACGAGTTTTATCGCTGAGTTGGAGAAGAGCGGATTTATTAAGAAGCTCTACGAAGCCAAATGA
- a CDS encoding ABC transporter substrate-binding protein: MACELSSVVVQTRGFNPKSKIQNGLGVSHLSSSSTIIKKRWLLLGVWVALLPAAGLAQTRDKVRVALGAISVNTSVIPIGTQNGLFAKHGVDLEPIYMGGGMNSLAAVTSNSVQFLAAGSTATISARLGGVDITILSVQSSNLEYSIFAAPEIKTPQDLKGKIVTGTRPGAAADSALRLMIRRWGMEPGKDVIFISVGDSQQGRMNALQRGSVAATALTPPFSGMARQLGFRELIDMRKTDLEYAGSSIAGMVGYMKSHPQLVENVLKGYIESLHFFRTQKEKTLAGIMKFMKMNDRARAEDGYEYYVDQMPVIPYATVPGVKAVLQFLAPTQPKAATANPEDFYDHSYLKKIEDSGFAKPFAIRK; the protein is encoded by the coding sequence GTGGCGTGTGAGTTAAGCAGCGTCGTGGTCCAGACTAGAGGGTTCAATCCAAAATCGAAAATCCAAAATGGTTTGGGGGTATCTCACTTGAGCAGTAGTAGCACAATAATTAAGAAACGTTGGCTGTTGCTTGGCGTGTGGGTGGCGCTGTTGCCGGCGGCTGGGCTGGCCCAGACGCGCGATAAAGTTCGCGTTGCGTTGGGGGCGATCTCGGTCAATACATCGGTGATTCCCATCGGGACCCAAAACGGGCTCTTCGCCAAGCATGGCGTTGACCTCGAGCCGATTTACATGGGCGGCGGGATGAATTCCTTGGCCGCGGTGACATCGAACTCCGTGCAGTTTCTTGCCGCCGGTTCCACCGCGACCATCAGTGCGCGTCTCGGCGGGGTTGATATCACCATACTCAGCGTGCAGTCGAGTAATCTCGAGTACAGCATTTTCGCGGCACCGGAGATCAAAACTCCGCAGGACTTGAAAGGAAAGATTGTCACCGGGACGCGGCCCGGTGCGGCAGCCGATAGCGCGTTGCGCCTGATGATCCGCCGCTGGGGGATGGAGCCCGGCAAAGACGTGATTTTCATTTCGGTGGGCGATAGCCAGCAGGGGCGTATGAACGCGTTGCAGCGCGGCTCGGTGGCGGCGACGGCATTGACGCCGCCTTTTAGCGGCATGGCGCGCCAGTTGGGCTTTCGCGAGCTGATCGATATGCGCAAGACCGATCTCGAATACGCTGGCTCATCGATCGCCGGTATGGTGGGCTATATGAAGAGCCACCCACAGTTAGTGGAGAACGTTCTGAAGGGATACATCGAATCGCTGCATTTTTTCCGCACGCAAAAGGAAAAGACCCTTGCCGGTATCATGAAGTTCATGAAAATGAACGACCGCGCGCGTGCCGAAGACGGCTACGAGTATTACGTCGATCAGATGCCAGTCATACCGTATGCCACAGTGCCCGGCGTCAAAGCAGTTTTGCAGTTCCTCGCCCCAACCCAGCCGAAAGCGGCCACCGCCAACCCGGAAGATTTCTACGACCACAGTTATTTGAAAAAGATCGAAGACAGCGGCTTTGCCAAGCCGTTTGCGATTCGCAAATAG